In Thermodesulfobacteriota bacterium, the genomic stretch AAGATATTCATACCACTTATTGAAAGGCAACTACTAGTTAGTTCATAAGTAAGTGGACATTTTATGTTATTTGTGTTATATTTCTGGCATGAAGAGACAAGATGCCAGGACGTTGGATCATAAGACTTTGGAAGCCATACGGGTTCGGGCTGTTCAGCGGGTTCAGAGCGGGGAGAGTCCAGAAGTAGTTATCAAG encodes the following:
- a CDS encoding IS630 family transposase; the encoded protein is MKRQDARTLDHKTLEAIRVRAVQRVQSGESPEVVIK